The stretch of DNA AATACTCCACACAATACAAAATTTGCATTTATAGTaccatctttttttttcaatttttgCATATATTTATTATATTGCCATGTTACATGCTCTGCTTTAGAACATAGTTACATCGTTACTTGGAGATTACATTTCAGAAAAAATAGAAAGGTGCACCCCTAAAAATTCTATAAAAAGTACTTGTTTCTGTAAGTAGTACCTGACTGAGCTCAATTTGTGCCATTCTTGTACTTGATGCAGAACGAAGTTTCCATGGTTCTGTTGCAAAAAGATCCCAACAATGCAAGCTTTGTTTACTACATTCATAAGTGTGTCAAGGATATGGTAACTAATGCGTCAAGTAAGGCTTTCAAGTCACTGACCCAGACGCTCATAGGCAACACCTTTTTAGTGGCGATACTTATCGCAACAATTACCTTCGCCGCTGCTTTTACATTGCCCGGAGGATACAACAGCGAAGGACTTCCCACCATGGCAAGAAAGGCTGCATTTCAGGCATTCTTGATCTCTGATACATTAGCAATGTGCTCGTCACTTGCTGTTGCCTTCATATGCATCATTGCAAGATGGGAGGATATTGGGTTCTTGCTTTACTACAGATCATTTACAAAGAAACTCATGTGGCTTTCATACATGGCGACCACCACGGCATTTGCAACAGGTTTATACACAGTGCTAGCCCCTCGCCTCCTGTGGCTGGCGATTGCAGTTTGCACTTTGCCAGTTTTATTGCCCATTTTTACTAAGCTGCTTGATGAGCTTCCTTTTCTGAGCCTCCGACTTCGACTAGGTCGGACTTTCAAATCTGAGCTCCTTGATATCGTCTAACATTCACACACTGTCTTTGTTCTTTCTGGCTACCTATGGTTTCAGACTTTCAGTATGTCTTTAGACAACAATGGTATTTCAGTAGTTTTGAATTCCATGTAAGAGAACCATGTCATGTTATGCTGGTTGTATGTGAACCGGTTGTTGATTAGTTTGTTATTTACAATCTTGATGAACATGTTCTTTATGAGGAAAACGAAGCTACAACACGCGATCCTTGTAGGCTTAGGCTTATGAAGACAGACATGATTCTTGCAAGATGGGTCTCACAAGTATCACTAACAAAGTTCAATAACAGTTAATTAGCATTGAAAACTATTCCTAAGCAACAACAGGAGATCCAAAACAACACGATTAGCAACTAGAAATAACACTCCTAAGCAAGAGGCGTCCAGAAAGCCCACCATTTCAAGCGAACTCAAAGAATGCAACAGTCACATCCTCAGAACAATGGTACTTCATCCATGGCCATTCGATGATGACATGACCTCATCCTGAAGCACCACTTCTTGCAATCCTTCTTTGCCGCGCCAATGGAGACCTAGAGTCAGGTTCAGGTGGCCGTAGGAAAGATATAGTAGCTCTACTATCAACAAATAAGTATTGAGGCAAGCGTGAAAATCCACCACTGATGAACAAAGAGATCCACACCCACACAACAGGAGATCCCCACCCACACAACAGGAGATCCTTCACCCTCATCTGAGGCTCCAACCTCAGTACAGTAACCCAGCAACCATCGAAGTGCCAAACGATGGGTTGGATCCCATGGCTCCATGCCTGGTATGCTGGTCACACATCGGTAACCGAGTAAGTAGCCTAGTAATGCTAAAAGAACATGACATATATATCATACAAGTATTGGTATATCATTTCCCCAAACTTACGGAAACATCACAGTACAGGAACAGCATCTGTAAAATGTACAGATCGAGCTAGCAGTTTGCAATTATTTGTAATATAGATCTCCAAGCTAAATACAATAAGGGCAGACCCATTCACATTTTTGCTGGACACTTTCCACATGGGATTGTTTACATCGAACTTGTCAGGCAGTAGTAGCATCAGCAGGAGCGGCTGCAGATTCAGTTGTCACGGGCTCAGCCTCCCAGAACTCAGTCTTCTTGCCCGTCTTGGAAACAGTTTGCAGAACAGCATCAGGTGTTACATTACCCTTCACTGTGACCTTCTGTTCCTTGATGTCTACATCGAAAGATTCAACACCTGAAGGAACCACAACACCAATGCATATGTTTAGACTCAGATACTGTAAAAAACAGCAATTGATCAAAACACCTGAGGATTTTCAACCAACTAAATCCTTAGGAACAGATATAAGTATATTTATTTAAGTGACTGCCATTTGGCAGTGAGAACAGAATTTTCTGGTTCCACTAGAATCTAAGAGAAGTTTCTATCTCTGAATCCCTGTAACATTTAGTAGTGGTTCTCCTGCATGTGGGTCTGGAGAGATATAGTTTGGAGAATCCCTGACAGTGGCACCCTAATATATTCAGAGGAAATTGCAAAAAGGCTAGATCTAGCAATTACTTCCACTTAAGTTAACAAATTAAGACTAGTATCCAAGTAGTTCAAAGCAAACTGTAAAAAGGCTGAACCTAGTAATCTGCTTCCACTTAAGTTGATAGACAAGCATTCAAGCAATTGCCTTACAAGTCCGACAAATAACACTCTGGATGTTGTATGTCACACAAACAAAGATGGTAAATTTAGAGGACTGGCCAGCAGGGAGAAGACTTAAAATGTGATACCTGGAACTTACAGAGTGCATTTCTCTACAAACCATTCTGTTGCAGTTTGATTACAATCCTATGCATAACATCCTACTAAAATTTTCTAGTGCACTTCAGGCTCATTTGATTTCTTATTTATCTGTTGCAGTCTTTCAGATACCATAAACATCGTGAATATTACTTGTTTCAAATGTGGAAAGTGAAGTTGCTACACAAATTTTTCATGCTGACAAAATGGAACTGCAGGTAGTAAACATGCCTAGAAACTAGCTGTTTTCTATTCTTTGAAACAAGAACCTTGAGAGAAATGAAAAGGAATGATATATTGTTAAACTTTTCGCTGGTAACTAGCAAAATCACTAAATTGATCAACCCAAATCTTGGTAACCAACTGCACTGGAGAAAAAACTGGAAAAGCATGTCTACTGCTTCAAAAATTCTGTAGGCCATCATATTGTGCCAGATTCTCGTCCAGCACCAGTATAAAAGCATGGCCATGTTTTGGTAATGTTCAACAAAGTTGAGGACAAGGCATCCTATTCCAGTTACAAATTGCTAATAGCTGATAGAAGGAAAATGCAAATATTTAGCAAGAGTGGCAAATCAGCCTTCGCGGACCTGAAAACCTCAATCTAGTAATCTATGTCCACTTAAGTTAGTGATTTAAGACTAGTATCCAAACAATTGCCTTAAAGTTGACCAATAACATGTCTAGATGTTGTACTAACATGATTCAAATACATGTCACATAAACAGAAGTGGTAAATTTAGAGTAGCCAGCAGGAGAAAATTAAAAATTTAGTACTCAGAACTTGCATTGTGAATTTCTCCACAAAGCATTCTGTGAAGAGAGGATTATGCTATTTGATTGCAATGCTATGCATAACATCCTAGTAAAACTTTCTGGTGCATTTCGTGTTCATTTGATTTCATACTTATCTGCTGCAGTCTTCCTAGAAACATAGAAGTCTTGTTTCAATTGTGGAAAGTTGCTACTCATCAAATACtgacaaaaaaaattgaaactataGATAGTAGACCACGCCTAGAAACTAGCTGTTTTCTATTCAGTGAGAACTTTGAGACAAACAAAACAGCATGCTATCTTGCTAAGCTTTGTTGAGGGTAAATGACTTAATGGCAGCCAATATCGAGTTAACTAGTTATAGCGAAGACAGATTGGAAAAGCATGCAACTGCTCCAGAATTTCCATAGACCATCATGCTAGATTCTCATTCAGAACCGGTTGCAAAGCATGGACAAGTTTTGCTAACTAACACTCAATTAAAGTTGAAGGTAAGGCAGACAGTGCCACATACAAATTGCTAATATCTGATAGAAGGATGAAGAAACACAAAGATTAAGCAAGAGTGAGAAACCAACCTTCCATCTTGCCCAGAACCCGCTTAACAGCTCCAACACAGCCTTGGCAGGACATGCCAACCTTGAGTACGACAGTCTGCATGCATCCAGGGTGGAAACAAATGTAGGAATCAGTTGGCAACCAGTAGTCCAATTTTACATTTCAGTGAATGGACGAGGAGATTAAAGCACGGGCGTGATTCTCCAGATTCCATACACTTCATAGGTCCAGCAATTCGTATGGTTAAAGCTTTACCAACGCTACTACTAAATGCATACACTTGCCTGTTTAATAACTTTGGTGACCCTTTTTATATCTGTGCGGAGAATGACACTAAATAAATACCTATGTAGGTAgcactccctccgtccccaaattataagtcgtctTGGCTTTTCATCAGCATAGATTCTCTTTGCTAAAGAAGAGGCAAAACGgcctataatttggaacagaggtaTAATACATCCTCACCTCCGGAACAGAGGTAATACATCCTCACCTCCTCACTTGATCGTAAATAGCATGTGTGTTGGCTCTAGCATGGCCACACAGCAGCAGCAGACCAATAACAAACTAACAAGACATAGTAATCATCAATCCTACCTTAGATTTAGATCTACGCGCACGTCAAAAACACTAAATCATCGgcatatcatcatcatcctcctcCCCTGAAACGGTCTCACATCTGATCACCTACTGATTCACAAGCTAACCCAGCGGAAGAAATCACCGAGTTACTTCCATCCGGAAATCTAGTACTACCAATCATTTCCGATTCGAGCGGAAGGGAAGGGGAGGGGAGGTATTTACCTGGGCCGCCATAGCGCGAGAGGGGAGCAGGATCGGGGTCGAGGGCGAAATCTCCTGATGGCGAGAGCGAGTCCGCGCAGGGAGAAGAAGCAGCGGAGGACGGGGGATCTGTGGGACGGGGGCGGTTCCGGGAGGGAGAGAAATACAGGCAGGCACAGGCAGGGCGCCGGCGGTGCGGTGCGGTGGCCGGTGGAGTCGGGAGACacgcaacgcaacgcaacgcaacgcGATGACGCAGACGCGGACGCAAAGGTGAAGGAACTCcccccttcttgttttcttccAACCCGGAGGAGCCTAGCCTCCCTTCACTGACAGGTGGGGGCGTCGAGTGGTGGGGTCCGCGACGTGCCCCGAACCGAGGTCGGGTAGATTTTTTttgatttaaaaaaaattctccgTGTACCGGACTCAGTCCTAGCGTAGCGTGTATCCCACGCTGTCGTGTCATCACGACCAACTTCGCGTCTCCCGTGCTCCCATAGTGGCGGCGGTGGCAACGGCGAGTAGCCCGCTAGAGGTGACAGAACACAACCGTTTGAAAAAGAGAGGGACTCTTTCTATTTTCATTACGATACCGTTTCCTAACTTAGATTGTGTTGTGAGTAAGACTTATAATAGTTTTACTATCTCACTCCTTGTAATTAACCTTAATGGTGGCGAGAGGTGTCTAGGTTCATTGAACCAAAGTTCATCTTTCTCTTCTACCGTAGCCCTACCGTTGTTGTCCTCGTTGTCTTGGTTACCTCGCCCCGCCTTTGACCTTCCATGTCGCCCCCTTCTATCGCCGTTACACAATACATCGATAGAGACCCTCCCAACAAATGTTAGACTCTAACCCTAAACAGGTCCTAATTTGGTGGCCTTGAACTTCTTCTCCAACGATGATAACAAAAGAAAAGTATGACCACCGTGGCATTTACCTGCTAGCTAGCTCGGAATGGAAGGAAAGAGAGGAGAGATTTGGGGACAGAGAAGGATAGACTAATGCCATCGATAGATCTAGCTTGAAACGGTATCTTGTGGGTTCTCTAGTTAGGATTAAAAGAATAGGCCTCGATCTCTAAATAGCTTTTACCACCAAAGAGTGTGATGATTTGGACCATTTGGATCCTTAATTATAGGCCCTCGTATTAATATAAGTTTGGGATGAATTATAGGATTATAGTAAAAATCTATATAATACTAATTCCATCTATAATCTAAGGTATTTCTCAATCTAGATTATTTTATCTAGTTACTATAATTTAAAGGTAATAAGGTTATCTGGTTACTATATAGGTATTAAGATAGTCTAAATAAGCCCTAATTAAGATTCTGTTGTGCTTCTACGAAGGTTTACAAGGTTAAGGGAATAGTTGTGTGGTACTCCACATTTGGGGTAATGAAACAGAGCTAGTAGCAACataatggttgagggaaaagtaCAGTAAAAATAGAACAAGGCCAAAGAAAAGTACAGATTGGACAGTTTAGCAGTCAGGTCAGATGATAACAATAGAACATACAGTAACCGAAGATTGTGCGACCATCATGCTTCATGCGTgctacctaggccttgtttagttctgaaaagtgaaaacttttcggaactgtagcactttcgtttgtttgtgacaaatattatccaatcatagactaactaggatcaaaagattcgtctcgtgatttccagctaaactgtgtaattagtttttattttcgtctatatttaatgtttcatgcatatgccacaagattcgatgtgacggggaatcttggaaactttttggttttcagagtgaactaaacaaggccctagctctTTGACAACGAAAGTCAACGTCCAGCAATCGTGGCCTTTCAAAACACATTCAAAAAAAACAGAGACAAGCATGCATCATCTGAATGACTGGATTTATAAACAAATCTGCAGTTAACTCGCGTGGATTGGACGACGCCGTCGTGCCGACGACAAACTCCACGATGCCTGGCAACGGTGTTGTAGGGACCGGAGCCTATTAATGAATCTGCATATGCTTTCCACTGACAGAGAGGCCTTTGTTTTCCCTATATTCAAATTTCATCTACAGAAACAAAGTACTCCATGAGGTTTGTCTGACCATGCATTACACTCAACCAAGATCTCCCTCCAGTGTCGAGATACATGCCTCGACTATTTGTGTACTGCAAAAACCATCTGTCAGCATCAGCTACGACCATCCAGCAGTATTCTACACAAAACTGTACCTCGCTATCTCACATCAAGCTGCCTGGACAGTAACATAGTGACAAAACATCCGATGGCTTCTTTTACTTTTCCCAGTACACTATTCAGGAAGATATTAACTAGCTAGTACTCCGTAGTATTTACATGGACTCTATGAACTCTTGTAGGCAGAATCACAGAGCCAGAGAGGATCAGGCCTTGCGTGGCTGCAATCCCATGACAAATGCACTCTGATAAAATAAcagtacaaacaaaaatataataACAGTCAGATGATAAAATAAACACAACTGAAGGTTCTGCCATCATCATGCATGCCAGCTTAGCTTTCGCAGTGAAAGTGAATGTCCAGCAATCATGCCATTTCAAAACGCATTCAGAAACACAGACAAGCATGTACTGCCAGAAATCCAAATTTCCATTGCTTTCCAACAGCTACCTCATTTGTATCAAAAGAACCAATTTACACCATTCCATGTATACTACCTGTCGACAGTAAACATCAGACCCACTCCTGAAAGCGGGTGTGGCTTCATGCACAATTACAATGGCACTGAAACGAAaagaacctctctctctcttttttttcttacaagggACAAGCTTACACAGTCACAGACATAAGCTAAGTAGGCACGAAGTACAGTTCCTTACTGGGGTCCTGCTGCTTCCACAAAGCTAGCAACAACACAGCGAAGACCATGGCACAGATAAATAGAGTTAATCGATTGCTTCGACGACagtttgtttcttttttctCCATCCCAGTCACCTTCTGATGTTCAGCAGCAGCATCACATTGGCGTTCTTCACATGGAGGAGCCCGTGCACTATCAGAACGCCTGCTGCTGGTGGGGAACTTCAAGTCTTCGCTCAGCAAGTCTGTGGTCTGTGTACGCAATTGGTTCCTCTGTCGCGAGTTGCAGTAGCCTTTCCTTTCCTCACTTTGAAAATTCTTTTGAAACAAAAGATGGTCTGGGCGATGCATCAACCTTGAAGCTGATCTTGGAGGTAGGCGATGGCCATCTCTTTCTGAATCACTGCAATAGGTCAAAGACTGGAGCTGCTTCCTTGGAGTTGACAAAGCTTGTCGCCTGCGCGCCTGAGTTCAAAAAGAAAAGTGTGAAGAATTCACTTTAATCTACAAATGGTGCAGTATCGTGAAACTTCATTCTGCAAACAAAGTTCTGAAGAATGAGTATCCCTGCACAGAAACATTCAGCATGCCTATAAATTTACCACACACGGATACACCAGTACACCACTCGAAGAATAGGAAGACAgtatttaaaaaagaaaaaaaaactgaccAGAAAAGGAAAATGTAAAAGCTATTTGTTCCTTCTGCAACAAAAGTCAAAGTGATTGTTTCTGGTATCATTCAAGGAACAATGCAAACAGAAATAATATTCCAATTTCCAAAGGGCAGCAAACAGAAATAATATTCCAATTTCCAAAGGGCAGCAAATAGTAACTCATGCATCATGACCTTAATATAATAAGTATGTCAATCATACTAAAACTGCTCAATTTACATGATGATATGCCATATATACCTGATTAGTAGCTCTGGGTGTTAAACAAGTAGGACATGGATCACCAATTCTTGTCAACACATCAGAGCGCCTCCTACTTGACTTGACGAGATCAGCAGAATCAGATTGTGCTATGATACCCAGATTTTCATGATAATCACGTGCCGAAGTGTGGAAAAGCTCATCGTTGGACATCCCATGTGAAAAGTCAGTTCCATAACTCCAAAGTCGCCGCCTTGCACGCGAAGTTCCAAGAATACCAGTGCATTCTCCAACTGGTGGCTGAGAATTGAAGTCACTAAAACAACGGACAGATTGTAACTCACGAGGAGATCCACTAGATCCACTGTCTCTGATATCTGCATGATCAATTGGAGAATTTGACCCCTTCCTGCTGTTCCCACCACTACAGCTTCCCAAAGGACTGACATTTTTGTGGGCTCCATGTTCCTCCTGCCTCCCAAGTAACTTAGCAGTCTCGGTTGCCTGGAAAGCTGCAGCGCATATATCTGAAACAAAGCCATCTTGGAAGTGCTCCAAAGCATGGATAATGCTACTGATCTCAGAATTTATAATCCTCACATTCAAGCTTCTCATGATCAAATATATCATCTGAATTGATGACATAATCATCTGAGAATTGTTTGCCTTAGTGCTGTGGTCCAATATCTGCAAGCCTGACCTTATCAATGATCGTCCATAAGGCTCCAGTGTCAAAGGATTGTGTTTTAACAGAGCAACCACCAAGCTTACGTGAACAACAGTCTGGCAGTGAGCCTCCTCTAGAGCGCCCGACACTTTCAAGCAAACATCATTAACCAACTCATTAGATGCAAATTGCCAATTGTTGGACTGGACAAGCGCAGCAATACAAAGAGCCGAACCAGAAGAGATGCTCTTGTTAGTATTCATTAAGCTATCAGATAGGGGACGGCAAAGGGAGCCCATGATCTCATATTTCTCTTCTTCTCTACCCAGGGGATCAATGCAGTAGCGGGATAATGTGCAAACTACCTTGGAGCAACCAGCACTATGCAAGGGCTTTGAATTTGACGCCATGATCTTGACAACTGCTGAAACAATCTGTCCAATGTGCGGCACAATGCTGCGGCCATGAACTTCAGACGCAGTCTCGAAAATGCACAGGATCTCATCCTCAGAGTAAGAGGAAGGCTTGTCGGGAGAACACAAACGAGCAAGAAACGGAGGAAGTGTCTTTGAATCTAGTTCTTTCACGTACAGTTTCAAGCCTCTGAAGGCAGGCTTCTTGTCAGTGGGATCCATCATAGAGACCTCCAGTTCTGCA from Sorghum bicolor cultivar BTx623 chromosome 8, Sorghum_bicolor_NCBIv3, whole genome shotgun sequence encodes:
- the LOC8071498 gene encoding copper transport protein ATX1 translates to MAAQTVVLKVGMSCQGCVGAVKRVLGKMEGVESFDVDIKEQKVTVKGNVTPDAVLQTVSKTGKKTEFWEAEPVTTESAAAPADATTA
- the LOC8086106 gene encoding uncharacterized protein LOC8086106, translating into MATSLGMDEYAELEVSMMDPTDKKPAFRGLKLYVKELDSKTLPPFLARLCSPDKPSSYSEDEILCIFETASEVHGRSIVPHIGQIVSAVVKIMASNSKPLHSAGCSKVVCTLSRYCIDPLGREEEKYEIMGSLCRPLSDSLMNTNKSISSGSALCIAALVQSNNWQFASNELVNDVCLKVSGALEEAHCQTVVHVSLVVALLKHNPLTLEPYGRSLIRSGLQILDHSTKANNSQMIMSSIQMIYLIMRSLNVRIINSEISSIIHALEHFQDGFVSDICAAAFQATETAKLLGRQEEHGAHKNVSPLGSCSGGNSRKGSNSPIDHADIRDSGSSGSPRELQSVRCFSDFNSQPPVGECTGILGTSRARRRLWSYGTDFSHGMSNDELFHTSARDYHENLGIIAQSDSADLVKSSRRRSDVLTRIGDPCPTCLTPRATNQARRRQALSTPRKQLQSLTYCSDSERDGHRLPPRSASRLMHRPDHLLFQKNFQSEERKGYCNSRQRNQLRTQTTDLLSEDLKFPTSSRRSDSARAPPCEERQCDAAAEHQKVTGMEKKETNCRRSNRLTLFICAMVFAVLLLALWKQQDPSKELYFVPT